One Entomomonas asaccharolytica DNA segment encodes these proteins:
- the grxC gene encoding glutaredoxin 3, whose product MAKIIIYTSAWCPYCIKAKQLLTHKGVGFQEITVDGKPAVRAEMREKAGKNSVPQIWINDQHIGGCDDLFALENTGKLDSLLATN is encoded by the coding sequence ATGGCTAAAATTATTATTTATACAAGTGCTTGGTGCCCTTATTGTATTAAAGCAAAACAACTATTAACTCATAAAGGTGTTGGCTTTCAAGAAATTACCGTGGATGGCAAGCCAGCAGTCCGTGCTGAAATGAGAGAAAAAGCTGGTAAAAACTCTGTTCCACAAATTTGGATCAATGACCAACATATTGGTGGTTGTGACGATCTATTTGCATTAGAAAATACGGGAAAACTAGATTCATTACTCGCTACGAACTAG
- a CDS encoding rhodanese-like domain-containing protein, whose amino-acid sequence MDTSRIIEFIGNHYLLCGVFLALLVVLAITEIRRGGRSIGSAQLTSLLNSDQAIIVDIRSSKDFGAGHITDSVNIPFDKFTSRVVELNKYKENKVIVIVDSQGQQSGPICRDMKKSGFNVAKLGGGIANWKADGLPLVKKKAKA is encoded by the coding sequence ATGGATACTTCTCGAATTATAGAATTTATTGGTAACCACTACCTTCTCTGTGGTGTTTTTTTAGCTCTATTGGTGGTATTAGCTATTACTGAAATACGTCGTGGTGGCCGTAGCATTGGCTCAGCTCAACTTACTTCATTACTTAATAGCGATCAAGCCATTATCGTAGATATTCGCTCCTCTAAAGATTTTGGTGCAGGACACATTACTGACTCAGTAAACATTCCTTTTGATAAGTTCACTTCACGGGTGGTTGAGCTAAATAAATATAAAGAGAATAAGGTTATTGTTATCGTAGATAGCCAAGGTCAACAAAGTGGACCTATCTGCCGAGATATGAAAAAATCAGGATTTAACGTAGCAAAATTGGGTGGTGGTATTGCTAACTGGAAAGCAGATGGCTTACCTTTAGTCAAAAAGAAAGCAAAGGCTTAG
- the ychF gene encoding redox-regulated ATPase YchF, producing MGFNCGIVGLPNVGKSTLFNALTKAGIGAENFPFCTIEPNSGIVPMPDARLNILAEIVKPERVLPTTMEFVDIAGLVKGASKGEGLGNQFLANIRETDAIAHVVRCFEDDNIVHVADSVDPKRDIEIIDLELIFADLDSIEKQLQRAQKLAKGGDKEAIASKALLEKLQIHLIDGKPARSMLKDLSPEEKTKIKTFHLLTVKPVMYIANVAEDGFENNPHLDVVKAIATEEGAVVVPICNKIEAEIAELEDGEDKDMFLEELGLEEPGLNRVIRAGYELLNLQTYFTAGVKEVRAWTVRVGATAPQAAAVIHTDFEKGFIRAEVIAYDDFVQYKGEAGAKEAGKWRLEGKDYIVKDGDVMHFRFNV from the coding sequence ATGGGGTTTAATTGCGGTATTGTTGGCTTACCAAATGTTGGTAAATCTACCTTATTTAACGCGCTTACCAAAGCAGGTATTGGCGCTGAAAATTTTCCGTTCTGTACTATTGAACCTAACAGTGGCATCGTGCCTATGCCCGATGCACGTTTAAATATTTTAGCAGAGATTGTTAAACCAGAACGTGTTCTCCCTACTACCATGGAATTTGTGGATATTGCTGGTTTAGTAAAAGGGGCTTCAAAAGGTGAAGGTTTAGGTAACCAATTTTTAGCCAATATTCGTGAAACTGATGCCATTGCCCACGTTGTACGTTGTTTTGAAGACGATAATATTGTTCATGTGGCCGATAGCGTTGATCCAAAACGTGATATTGAAATTATCGACCTCGAACTGATTTTTGCTGACCTTGATAGCATTGAAAAGCAACTACAACGCGCCCAAAAATTGGCTAAGGGTGGCGATAAAGAAGCCATCGCTAGCAAGGCTTTATTAGAAAAATTACAAATTCATTTAATAGATGGTAAACCTGCCCGCTCAATGCTTAAAGATTTATCGCCAGAAGAAAAAACGAAAATCAAAACCTTCCATCTACTCACTGTAAAACCTGTAATGTATATTGCTAATGTAGCAGAAGATGGTTTTGAAAATAATCCTCACTTAGATGTTGTAAAAGCCATAGCAACCGAAGAAGGTGCTGTTGTTGTCCCTATCTGCAATAAAATAGAAGCAGAAATTGCTGAACTTGAAGATGGTGAAGACAAAGACATGTTCCTTGAAGAACTTGGCTTAGAAGAACCTGGTTTAAATCGCGTAATTCGTGCTGGCTACGAATTATTGAATTTACAAACCTATTTTACTGCTGGTGTTAAAGAAGTAAGAGCTTGGACAGTTAGAGTAGGTGCTACAGCTCCACAAGCAGCAGCTGTTATCCACACTGACTTTGAAAAAGGTTTTATTCGCGCTGAAGTGATTGCTTATGATGATTTTGTTCAATATAAGGGAGAGGCTGGTGCTAAAGAAGCAGGTAAATGGCGTTTAGAGGGTAAAGATTACATTGTGAAAGATGGCGATGTTATGCATTTCCGTTTTAATGTATAA